Below is a genomic region from Persicimonas caeni.
CGGGCTCTTTTTTCGCTTGCGCCACCCGCGCGCAAACGGAAGAAAAGCTTTTGGTCAACAGTTGTTCCCTGCGGCTGTCTGCTTTACAGTTGGGTGGCCGCACCGAGTCGTCGTCTTCACCGATCGGAGACCGACTCGACTATCGCCCTTTTTGATGTTGCCCCATTTCAATAATGCAGGCGGAGTAATGTCCAGCGACCCGACAGACCAGCGAGTGGCCGACGCGATGGAGGCGTTCCATCAACGGCTGCAGGACGCCGGCCTGAAATCCACCCGACAACGTGACGTCATCGTCGAGCGCTTCTTCGAACTCGACAAGCACATCACGGCTGACGAATTGCTCGAAGAGGTACGCGAGGTTCAGTCGCGCATCGGTTATGCGACGGTCTATCGCACGCTCAAGCTGCTCGTCGAACAAGACCTGGCCCTGCCCAAAGACTTCGGCGACGGTCAAACGCGCTACGATCCCATCTTCGATCAGGACCCCCAACACGACCACATCATTTGCGTCGACTGCCGCAAAATCGTCGAGTTCACCGACGATATGGTCAATCAGCGCCTCGAGCACCTGGCCGAAGAGATGGACTACAAGATTCGGCGCAAAAAGCTCGAGTTGTATGCCGAATGCCACATCCCAGACTGTCCCAACCGCTCCGAATCGAGCGAGTGAGTTCCCGCGCTCTGCGCGCGGGAATTTCACAGCGTCCCCACTCTTTTTGTAGGCACATTCCACCGCACCGGCCCGGGCGCCCTTTGGGGCAGGCGCGAGTGGCTTGCCAATTGCCACGCACTTGCAGTATGGCCATACGCGTCAGTACCGGCCAACGGATCCGATAACCATACGGGTACACACCTCATGAAGGACGATTTTTCCATCAAAGGCGAAGTCATCTCCGCTCTCGAGACGGTAGAAGACTCGGCCAAAAACAAGAATATTATCGATGCTCACATGGTCGAGCAGGTCGACGTCGACAGCGGCGTGGTCGACATCACCCTGGTGGTCGAGCAAGGGCGCGACCGCAACGAGCGCTTCGCCCTCGAAGACGCCATTTATGACGCCGTCGAGGCGATCGCCGGCGTCCAAGAGGTCAAGGTCAAGACGACCACGCCCAAGGCGATCGAGCGCGAGCAAAACGCCGACAGCTCGGCCGGCTCGAAGGCCGCCAGCGCCGCGCCGTCCGGCGGCGCCAAGGCTCCCAAGCAGCCCAGCGTGCCGCAAGCCGAACCCGTCCAAGGGGTCGGCAAAGTCATCGCGGTGGCCTCGGGCAAAGGTGGAGTGGGCAAGTCGACCGTGGCAGTCAACCTGGCGCTCGCCCTCAAGGAGAAGGGCCACCGGGTGGGGCTGCTCGACATCGACATCTACGGCCCGAGTCTGCCGACCCTGCTGGGGATCATGGATCGGCCCAGCGTGGCCGACCGGCGCATCGTGCCCCTTCAAGCCCACGGGCTTCGCATCATGAGCCTGGGCTTCTTGATGGAAGACGACACCCCCGTGATCTGGCGAGGGCCGATCGTCACCGGCATCATCCGCCAGTTCCTGCGCGACGTCGACTGGAGCGGGCTCGACTACCTGGTCGTCGACATGCCTCCCGGCACCGGCGACGCCCAACTGGCCTTGGCCCAGACCGTACCGGTCGACGGCGCGGTGGTCGTGACCACCCCTTCGGAGCTCGCGCTCATCGACGCGGCGCGCGGCTTCGAGATGTTCCGCACGCTCAACATCGACGTGCTCGGCGTCGTCGAAAACATGTCGAAGTTCATCACGCCCGACGGTGAGGAGTTCTTCATCTTCGGTGAAGGCTCGGTCGAGAAGGAAGCCGAGCGCTTGAATACGGAACTGCTCGCCTCGATCCCCCTCGATCCGGCGGTGCGCAAAGGTGGCGACGAGGGCTCGCCGGTGGTCGTCTCGGCCCCGGACAGCGAAACGTCCAAGGCGTTTTTGGAGTTGGCTGAATCCGTCATCGAGCGCCAGCCCGTCGAAGGCGGCGGCGATGGTGACGGCAAGAAGAAAGGCCTTTTTTCCTTCCTTAAAGGCTAAACTCCGCGCACCTGCACGTCGGTCCACTGCATCTAAAGGAGCGGTGGGCCGACGTGTTGCCTCAGC
It encodes:
- a CDS encoding Fur family transcriptional regulator; translation: MSSDPTDQRVADAMEAFHQRLQDAGLKSTRQRDVIVERFFELDKHITADELLEEVREVQSRIGYATVYRTLKLLVEQDLALPKDFGDGQTRYDPIFDQDPQHDHIICVDCRKIVEFTDDMVNQRLEHLAEEMDYKIRRKKLELYAECHIPDCPNRSESSE
- a CDS encoding Mrp/NBP35 family ATP-binding protein, encoding MKDDFSIKGEVISALETVEDSAKNKNIIDAHMVEQVDVDSGVVDITLVVEQGRDRNERFALEDAIYDAVEAIAGVQEVKVKTTTPKAIEREQNADSSAGSKAASAAPSGGAKAPKQPSVPQAEPVQGVGKVIAVASGKGGVGKSTVAVNLALALKEKGHRVGLLDIDIYGPSLPTLLGIMDRPSVADRRIVPLQAHGLRIMSLGFLMEDDTPVIWRGPIVTGIIRQFLRDVDWSGLDYLVVDMPPGTGDAQLALAQTVPVDGAVVVTTPSELALIDAARGFEMFRTLNIDVLGVVENMSKFITPDGEEFFIFGEGSVEKEAERLNTELLASIPLDPAVRKGGDEGSPVVVSAPDSETSKAFLELAESVIERQPVEGGGDGDGKKKGLFSFLKG